The nucleotide window GAGAGCTGAGATTCTATTGTAGGaggcaaataagtaaaatattaatgtaaTTCCAGGTGATCAACACCTGAGgacaaagaaaataaggaaggagcttcaggagttgtggtgtgAGGAGAGGGTGCTCAGGGAAGACCTTACTGACAATGGGAATTTAAGCAAAGACCTAAAGGGTGTGAGGTCTTTCCTAAAGGGAACCAGGCAGGCAGTGGAAAGAGCAGTCCAGGTGGAGTAACAGTCAGGGCAAAGGTCTAGAGGAGGGACCTTGCCTGGCATATTCAAGGAATAGAAAATAGGAGTGAGAGAGAATGGAAATaataggagatgaggtcagagagatcAAAGGAACATTACAATATTCTCCTTTGTTCAGCAGTTTTGCATTCAGCACCCACTGTGTGTGAGGACTTTAGTCCTAGCATCTaagaaatacagcagtgaacaagagagcaaaactccctgccctcctggagttgAGGGAgagatagaaaaattttaaaacaagataaaGAAGATAATTTCAGAGAGTCAGATGTGTTGTGAACATGGTAAACCCAGGTGATGGGACTGCTCTGGCTAGGTGTCCAGGAAGGCCGCAGCCGGGAcgggagagggaagcaggcagGTGGAGCTAACGGGGCCTGGCGTGCTGAGCAGGGCAGGCATTTGTTGGTTTTGTTCCCAGCTGTATCTCCAGGGCCtggacacagtaggtgctcagtatttGCTTGTTGAAAGACTATTGAAAATGTCTGATGGAGGGATGATGGGTGGCGTCATAAGCCCCAGCATTAGGGGCCGTtgatgtgtgtgagtgtgtgtgtgtttagggggGTGTAGGTGACAATCAAACTCAGCTGAAAGGGTAAGTCAGAGTTTGCAGGAGAGCAGCTTGTGCAGTGGCAGACAGGAAGGTCTGGCTCACCCAGAGGAGACGTAACCTATTCTGGGGACACTAAGGGCAAACCTTCCAAAACTGTTTAGTTCCCTCCAGGCACAAGTCAGGTCCTGCGGGTGCCTTCTGTCCGcccaccaccgccccccccccagctGCAGAGATGCCCCGGGGCCCCGTCCAGAGACTGCCCAGCCCGGCGGGTGGAGGGGAAGTGAGGGTGCCATGTGGGAGGAGGCAGGCGGGGGCCCGCGGTGGAGCCGTCTCCCCGCAGGACACTGGGGAGATTTGCCTTCCCGGGCAAGTGCACGAGTGGATGCTGCCGCTGGGTGGCAGAGAACTGCCAGTCGCATAGCTCCTTAAAAGGGCCTGAGGGCGGCACGTGTCACACGGAGGTGGGTGTCGGTGCCTGGTGGAGCTGAGGGGGAGGAACCCACGGAAGGTGGAGCCTGGGCACACCCAGAGGCCAGGGAAggccggggggctggggggggcggCAGAAATGACCCGGGAATTCTCTGCTGGGGAAGCCTTTGGACAGACCCAATGTGGGTCCCCACTCCAGGGGCTTGGAATCCTGGATGGGGGGCCATGGGGCATGGCGATGCTTCTTTCTCTAATATGGGTTCCCTTTCTTCAGGGGTCATCTTAGCAAACCCTGAAAGTAGCACTGTAAATGGGCACAGTTAGGTCTGGCCCTCACCCTTTCTACCTCTGCCTTAACCACCGTCCTTCCAAGCCCCAGGAGTTCTGCCGTGGCCTCCTGGGGGGAGGTGGGCTGAGGCAGCCTCTGAACTGAGTGTGCAGGAGAGGGGAGTTGACTTACCTATGAAAGGATTTAAGGAGCTGAGATGGGGCTCCCTCTCAGTGTTCATCCACTTAGGACTGGCAGATGGGTTAACAAGGGAAAGGTGATGCCGGGGATGGAGTGAAGAGAACACTTAGCAACCCTAGGGGTcagcctggaggaggtgaccaGAGACTCTGAGCAGCTGGGTGTGGAGGTCTTTATGCCCAGCCTCCTCTGTTGTGCACAAGCAGATGGGCCCCAGAGCTGGGCTGTGGTGAAAGTGGGGGCTGGCCCTCGGGGCTGAGGGCAGAGCAACCCCCAAGATCGAGGTCAAAGTCTCGCCTTTCCCAGACATTCCTCGGCCTGTATAACGAATGTCCCTGCCAGCAGGGCCTGACTCGTATATTTCCAAAGAATGAGAAATCCTTTAAAATCATCTACGGCCattgtaagaaaattgaaaaaaaaagaagccagttaAGGAAACTTTCTTTTAATGATCTTTCTTCCTTGCCTCCCCCCACTTCTCCTCCACCCACTCCTGTGCCTACCCAGAACTGTGTGTTCCTGTCCCTGGTCCCCAGAGCCTCCCCCAACAGGGGAGGAACAAGGAGGGAGGGGTGATGCACAGTCATTGCAATAAAGAACTTTCAATGTTTGCTGGCAGCCATTGCCCCGCTTCCTTGCTGAACCCCAATATTGTTTGGGCAGTAATGTGCCCAGCCCTGGAGAGGGATCATAATTAGTATAAGCCAGTCAAGGCAATCCCATTCCCTTtgctttcccagactcccttgcagctagaggtGGTCAGGTGACCCAGTTGTAGCCATGGAGATGTGGAGACGTCAGCCCAGAGGCATTAGGGCAAGATAAGAAGGTACCCCAGGAGAAGCACTctgccctcacccctccccaacccAGCCTCTACCCAAGGCTTCCTAGCACATGGTGAGAGGATCTGACGTTGGGAGCTGCTGTGAAGGCATTTGCTGAGAGGAGGTGAAGAGACCTGCAGGTCTGCCAGTACCCAAACAAATGCCGGCACGTCCATCTCTAGGCTTCTTCATGCCTGagaaatattgggctggccaaaaagtttgttcgtattttttctgtaagatgttatggaaaacccCGAatgaatttttggccaacccaacatatGCCCCCTTTGTTTAAATCGTAATTacttgggtttttgttgttgttgttgttacttacAGCTGAATCCAGTCTTAACTCATAAACCTAATGGTTACTCTAAGGATTCATTATCCCAGAACTACAGAATCCTGGGGCTGGGAGAGCATCTCAATTTCATTATCACTCTCCCTCATTTATGTGAATCTCCTCTCCAGCATCCCCACCGAGGGGTCAGTGACCCTCCACTTGCACATCTCAGTGACCGGCACCTCAGGACTGCCTAAGGAAACCCAGGTTTGATGGCTCCAGGGGGTATAAAATTTTTGTATTAAGTCAAAACTAAATTCCTTACAATGCCACCCATCTGTCTTAGTATGTATAATTAGGAAAGAACAGGGAATTGTAGAAAGCGTAGGAGGTGGAGTTGGATGGGTTTAGTGGCAACTTTTTCTAATTAcatgacattgggcaagttacttaacctctctgatccttaGTTTCTTTTATCTATAAAGTGGAGACAATGAATTCTCCTTCCCAAGGTCATTGTGAGAATTTGCTAGCACAGAGTAAGCCTATAGCAATTGTTTGTGGTCTGACCCCTTAACACACAGATTGTGTCAGCTAGCTGTCACATCTGAAAGTCTGGCCCAGAAAAGAGGTGAGAGCCCAGGAGAGGGGACTGGTAAGTTTTGATGCAGGGCAAAGAAGATGGGCCATTATAACTCCCCAccagagatgtgtgtgtgtgtgtgcctgtctgCTTGAGAACTTGAGGGGCAATGAGGGCCTCCCAGGGAGGTGTGATTGTTCCTCAGAAATGGAAacataggtcttccctggtggtgcagtggttaagaatccacctgccaatgcaggggacacgggttcgagccctggtccgggaagatcccacatgccacggagcaactgagcccttgcaccacaactactgagcctgtgctctggagcccacgaggcacaactattgagcctgtgtgccacaactactgaagcccatgcacctagagcccgtgctccgcaacaagagaagtcaccgcagtgagaagcccgcgcaccacaacggagagtagcccccccactcaccgcaactagagaaagccctcatgcagcaacagacccaatgcagccgaaactaaaataaattaaataaatttaaaaaaaaaaaaagaagacgacgaagaaatggaaacattccCAGCCTGGCTGGGCCTGTTGCACAACTTTGTCTCCAGTCTGTCAGCCTCATCCTGCCTGGCCCCAGACCCATTCCTCCTTCTCGGAGGACACTTGCCCTGATGGGGCGAAAAGCTTGACGTAACATCAAGGAAGGCACTGATTCAGCAAGAACATCCAGGAGCCTGGGGAAGGTTTGCAAGAGGGGCTTTAATTACCAAGAATCCAATTAGAAGACGGAGGTGTCGGTCTAGGGGCGGCCAGCCAGGGAAAGGTGGTGGAGGACGAGCGCCCTGTGGCGTGCCAGCCTGGGTGAGTGTCCTCACTTTCTGGAGTGGCCAGCATCGAGGCAGACGCCAAAGTTGGTGTTGGTGATGGAGCCCACGATGGTCTTGTCCACCTCACAGGTCAGACCGCGCTCACAGGGACACTTGTAGTAAACCCCATAGAGGGTCTGCAGAGATACGGAGCCAGTGGAGTCACAGGCTGTGGGAGCCACTTTGGGCATCGCCTGCCCTGCCTCTTTCAGATGGTGCTTTTCCTGACTGCCTCCCCAGGGGCCGCTGTGGGCCTGGAGGACTTGGGTTCTGGTCTCTGCTGTGTGGCTCGCTTGCTCTTACTAACTTGCTCTCTCTGGGAAGCCTCTAGCTACCCATCCATGAAACAGGGATAACAGATGGCTGCCCCACCCATCTCACTGGTCCGCGGTGAGGGTCAAGAGAGGGGATGGGATGGGAAAGGGCTTTGAAGCCTGCTGACCTCCGTCTCATCTCAACGTTCCGTGTCCAGACGGAGCCCCCTCCctgattccccccccccccccgccccccaagccTCGAGGGCCCTCCGCCTCGGAGCTGTCCTTCCTGCCGCCACCCCGCCCCGGCACTCGGCACTCACAAAGGCGGAGCACTCGCTGCTCTCTCTGGCCTTGGGTGCGCAGCGGGCCAGGCTCAGGCCGGTATCGCGGTGGCAGCACTTGCTCCGGCACTGGGCACTGTTCAGGCAGAGTTCGCCCTCTTCCTGCCAGGGGAAACCCATCAGCCCAAACCCACCTCCATTTGATCCCTTCTCCACCCAGAGCCCCACCTCGCCACACACTACCCGGTTGGGGGAGGCATGTGTGAAGGAATCCAACCCCTGGGGCTGGCGGCCTCTCCTCCCACTCCGACCGCCCATCCACCCACGTGAGAAGCGGGCAGTGTGGTGCCAGAGAAGCAGCCCCGGGCCGGGGACAGGACACCTGGCTTCCAGGACTGGCTGTGCTACCAACTccctgggtgaccctgggcaagtcactggcCCACCCTATGCCTCAGAGTTCCCATCTGGAATGGCCACTTGTGGCCCGCAAACAGGGTCTCCAAACCTCTGTGTCCCCCAATCCCTCGAGGAGCCTGTGAAGGTTGAGGACCCTCTCTCCCTGGaaaactcctccctccctccccccacagaCTCTTACAAATAAATCTCAGGGGCATCCCGGACCCTCCGAGTCCATGCATGGCCCTGAGTTAAGAACCTGTGAACTGAGTTCTTAACCCAAAGGGCTTTTGCAATTGTGCCCTTGGTGGAGAGGCAGCATGGGCAGTGGTGAGAGCCTGGCTCTGGAGCCTGCCAGCCCGGGCGCCAACCCCTGCTCAAgactttccagctgtgtgacctcaggcaggtgaCTGAATCTTCCCCTGTGTCAGCTTTCCATCTGGAAATGGGGTTGATCAGAATAGTACCTATCTCACGTGGCTCTTATGAGGACTAAATACGGAAGTATTCCTGAGGCATTTGGAGCTGGTCTGGTCAGGCTAGGTCAGAAGCCAGAATCACTGGGGAAGCTTTTTAAACTACTGAACCTTCTGAGCCAGAGTTTCTGGGGCAGGAGCCCAGggctctggattttttttttttttttttggccgcgccacggcttgcaggatcttagttccctaacccgGGATGGAaccgtggcagtgaaagcgctgagtcctaaccactggactgcaagggaaTTCCGCTCTGGAATTTTATAAAGTGCTCTCAGCCAGGTTGAACCGCTGCTCTGAGCATGCTCCATGCCGATCAACCTTCTCTGGGGCCCCTGGGGAAGGGGCGTGGGACAGGAATGGGCAGTAAAGGAAGAGACGCCTTACCTCCCAGCCCTTGGGTAGCCCCACGTGGGGACAACTTGACCCACCCAGAGGTCAAGATCCAAGCTTAAAAAGAATTCCCACCTCGGGGTTCAGATGACTCCTGCCCTGAAGACCCTCTTACCAGGTTGATAATGATTCCCCGGGGGTCGGGGACCGCATAGGCTACCGCGAGGGCAAGGAGTAGGAGGACGAGGACCTTCTCCATGATGAGTGGGCACAGCTGGCGTAGGTAGTGGCCGGCAGGTCAGGTGGCAAAAGACAGAGCGAGAGGGGGTGGTGGGGCTATAAAAGGGGCCTCACCCACACGTGACCCACCTTCCCAGTCCCACAGGGCCTGCCGTGGGCAGAGACCCAGCTGTGGCCAATCTGCTGGAGTGGGTCCTGATAAGGTAGCTGGGCACCACCTGGCACCtggtgccgtgtgtgtgtgtgtgtgtgtgtgtgtgtgtgtgtgtgtgtgtgtgtgtgtgtgtgtgtgttgggcggGGGGTGCTGATACGGCAGCATTGTTAAGAGTGGGAACTCTGGGACACTTTTACCTGTACGAGTTATTAGCTGGGCAAGTTATCTGTTCTGAATCTGTCCCCTTATCTGTCAACTGATAAGAGGTGCGAGAGTTGAGTGAATTAACATATGTTGTATACATAAGACACATAGCCTGGGACAGGGCTCGGCACGTGAGCAGTACACGTTAGCTGCCATCACTGCTGTATTCACCTCTGGCGCCCTGAGctctgtggcagggctgggactagggtgaggcaacTGAGACACCTAGAGTGTGAGCATGTCCTTAAATTTTGCATCCTAGACACCTCTCTTGCCTCACCCCAGTCTGGGCCCTGCTTTTGACCTCACCCAAACCCAGGTATGTGGCAGTATCAGGCTCGCGTGAGGAGGGGGCCCAGTTTCCCCACCCTCAACCTTCCCAGGCCCCCTCGGGGATTTTCAGGTGGGGCCGGGGCCCTGGGCCTGCGACCAGCCCTGCGACCCCTGGCCGAGGGGTGTGTGTTCTCCCTCCAGGTGtaccgccctcccaccctcccaccggGGGTGACTGCAGGAGTGATTTAGGGGCGCTTAGGAAGTCCTTCTCCAGCGACTCTCTCCCGTTCCTTTCCACTTCATTTAACATG belongs to Orcinus orca chromosome 10, mOrcOrc1.1, whole genome shotgun sequence and includes:
- the CLPS gene encoding colipase isoform X1, with product MEKVLVLLLLALAVAYAVPDPRGIIINLEEGELCLNSAQCRSKCCHRDTGLSLARCAPKARESSECSAFTLYGVYYKCPCERGLTCEVDKTIVGSITNTNFGVCLDAGHSRK
- the CLPS gene encoding colipase isoform X2; translated protein: MEKVLVLLLLALAVAYAVPDPRGIIINLTLYGVYYKCPCERGLTCEVDKTIVGSITNTNFGVCLDAGHSRK